The Nocardia bhagyanarayanae region CTACCGTCGATAGAGAAATGGTTTCGACGGTAGTCGAATGGCGGTCACACACACCGCCAGAACCACCATTTCTCTCCCGTCGATCCGCCAGCGCCTAGTGCGAAGGGCTGCAACAGGTTTGGTTGCGGCTGGGCCGGGGTACTGTGCCGGACAGTGGTCGCGCAGCTGAGGGGGCCACATGGTCATGGCGAATACCTTGCGGACCTTGTCGGCGCGACAGTTTCGGTTGATGACGAACGCCTACCCCGTCTTCCTGATGGGTGGGGTCCGAATCGAGCACGTGGCCGACGACTGGTCCAGTGTCACGGTTCGGTACAAGGTGAGCGGCTGGAACAAGAACCACGCGGGTGTGGCGTTCGGCGGGATTCTGTCCATGATGACCGACCCGTTCTTCGGGCTGATGGCCCTGTGGCAGCTGGGCGAGGGATACCGCGTCTGGAACACCACGGCCACAACCGAATTCGTGCGGCCGGGTCGCGGGCTGGTGCGCGTGACGATGCTGATGCCGCCCGAGGACATGGCCGAGATCCGTGCGAACCTGGAGGCGGACGGCGTCTCTCGCGCCAACCACTCCGCCGAGCTCGTCGGTGCCGACGGCGAGCTGGTCGCGCGCACGAGCCAGGAACTCTACGTGCGCAGGCGCTCTCGGTAGTGCAGCGCGCCCGCCGCACTCGGCGAGTGCGCGGCACAACGTCCGGCTGCGCAGGATGGCTCGCCACACCGCGCGAGGATCGGCCTGGCACGCGCTGCGACCGATCTCGCCGGGCCAGGCGAGTCAGCGGAGCGCGCGGGTGACCTGGCCCAGCCTGGACCTCAGCTCAGCGCGGGCGACCCGGCCCAGCCTGATCGCACTCAGCGCAGCGCGCGGGCGATCCCGCCCAGCCTGAACGCACTCACCGCAGCGCGCGGACGACCCTGCGCAACCTGGATAACTCAGCGCAACGCCGCGGCAGCCGCCTCGCCCCGGTGACCGCGCTCGACGCGGGGAGCGCAACTTCCGCTGCTGCAGGTAGAGCGGCGCGCGGTGCGATTGCTCGCCGGGCTCGCCGAGTGAGGGCAGCGCGCGGCCGGCCCGTTCAGCTTGGGCAACTCAGCGCAGCGCTCGGGCGACGGCGGGCCAGCCTCGAACCAGGCGGAGCGCGCGGGCGACCCGGCGCGGCTGGACGACTCGGTGCAGCGCGCGGGCGACCCGGCCCAGCCTGCAACTCAGCGCAGTGCGCGGGTGAGGCGGCCCAGCCTGAACGCACTCACCGCAGCGCGCGGGCGACCCCGCCCAGCCTGGGCCAGTTCAGCGCAGCGCCGCGGCAGCCGCTTCGGCGATCGCCCCCGCGATCGCGCTCGACGCGGGGAAGCGGAACTTCCGCTGCTGCCAGTAGAGCGGCGCGCGGTGTGATAACTCGCCGGGCTCGGCGAGTGAGGGCAGCGCGGGTGACCCGGCCCAGCCTGAACACCTCAGCGCAACGCCGCTGCCGCCGCCCGGGCGATCGCCCCCGCGATCGCGCTCAACGCGGGGGAGTGCAACTTCCACTGCTGCCAGTAGAGCGGCACGTCGATGAACGAATCTCCGTCTATCGGAACCAAACTCGTCGGTGGGTCGTCGGCGGTCTGGAGGTCGGGGAGCATGCCCCAGCCGAGGCCGAGGCGAATGGCCGTGCCGAAGGCGGTGGACGAGGGGACGTAGTGGCGGGGCGGATCGATCGGCTGCCGGGTTCGGCGGCGGAGCTGGCGGTCTTGAAGGTCGTCTTTGCGGTCGAACAGGACGACGGGCGCCGCGGCGTAGGCCTTGGCGGTCGGGCCGTCGGGGAACCAGGTCCGGGCGAACTCGGGGCTGGCCATCGGGCGGTACCGCATGGCCCCGAGCCTGTCGACCTTGCAGCCCTGCACCGGCTTCGCGGTGGCGGTGATGGCCGCCATGACGGTGCCGTCGCGCAGCAGGGCGGTGGTGTGCTCCTCGTCCTCGCGGTGGATTTCGAAGCACACGCCGGGCGGCGCGTCGCGGAGGGCGGGCATCACCCAGGTTTCGAGCGAGTCGGCGTTCACCGCGATGGGGAGGCGGATCGGGCGGTCGACCGGCTGGTCGGCGTCACCGAGTTCGCGTGCGGTGTCGCCGGTGAGCAGGTCGATCTGCCGGGCCAGGCGCAGCACGGCGAGTCCGGATTCGGTGGCGCGCACCGGTTTCGTGCGTTGCAGCAGGATGCGGCCTGCGGCGTCCTCGAGCGCTTTGATGCGCTGGCTGACCGCCGACGGAGTGACCCGCAGACTGCGCGCGGCCGCCTCGAAGGTCCCCTCGGTGACCGCCGCGTTGAGTGCCCTGAGCTGGTCGAGCTGCAGATCCATATTAAGGAATTGTAATGATGCTTCAGAATCTTTAGCTTGTCTGATCCGATGACGCGGTCTTAGCGTCGATGGACGTGACGGTTTCCTCGGCGGGTTTCGCCACCATCTCCGGTCTGGGTTTCGGGTTGTCGCTGATCGTGGCGATCGGCGCGCAGAACGCCTTCGTGCTGCGCCAGGGTGTGCGCGGCCAGCACGTCGCCGCGGTGGTCGCGGTGTGCGCGGCGTCGGACATCGTGCTGATCGCCGCGGGCATCGCGGGCTTCGGAGCGCTGGTGGAGTCGCTGCCTTCGGTGGTGACGGTGGTGCGCTACGCGGGCGCGGCGTTCCTCATCGGCTACGGCGTGCTGGCGGCGCGGCGCGCGATCTCCGGCGGCGCGCTCACCGCGGACGGAACGGGTTCGTCGGTGGCACTCGGCGCGACCGTCCTCACCTGCCTGGCGCTGACCTGGCTCAACCCACACGTCTACCTGGACACGGTCCTGCTGCTCGGCTCCTTCGCCAACACCTACGCCCCGCCGGACCGCTGGTTCCTCGGCGCGGGCGCGATGCTCGCCAGCATCCTCTGGTTCGTCGCCCTCGGCTTCGGCGCTCGTCTGCTCGGCCCGCTGTTCGCCCGCCCCGCGGCCTGGCGAGCGCTGGATTCAGTGATCGCGCTGATCATGTTCACACTCGCCGCGGTACTGGTGTTCTCAGGCTGACTGGTGCCGCGTCCATAAACGGTGGACACCTTTCCGGCCAAAGGCCACCGTCAGCCGGCCCACCGCGATGAAGGTCGCCCTCGGTCGGTTCACCGGGCACGCGGGCCGGGTGAATGAAGGTCACGTCCGATCGGTGTGGAAGGTGGCCTTCGGTCGGTGGGCGCCGGCCATTCTGGACGCGGCACTAGAACGTCTTGTGCGGCACCCCCACCGTCAACCCACCATCGATGACGAACTCCGCGCCCGTCGAATACGACGACTCGTCACTCGCCAAATACGTCACCAAGTTCGACACCTCGGCCGGATCCGCCGCACGCCCCAGCGGAATCTGCAGAAAATCCGCCGGAATCCCTTCGGTCATCGGCGTGCTGATCAACCCCGGATGCACCGAATTCACGCGAATCCCATACTGCGCCAACTCCAGCGCCGTCGACTTCGTGAGCCCGCGGACCGCGAACTTGGTCGCCGTGTACCCGTGCAGACCGGGGCTCCCGCGCATG contains the following coding sequences:
- a CDS encoding PaaI family thioesterase, which translates into the protein MTNAYPVFLMGGVRIEHVADDWSSVTVRYKVSGWNKNHAGVAFGGILSMMTDPFFGLMALWQLGEGYRVWNTTATTEFVRPGRGLVRVTMLMPPEDMAEIRANLEADGVSRANHSAELVGADGELVARTSQELYVRRRSR
- a CDS encoding LysR family transcriptional regulator ArgP, translating into MDLQLDQLRALNAAVTEGTFEAAARSLRVTPSAVSQRIKALEDAAGRILLQRTKPVRATESGLAVLRLARQIDLLTGDTARELGDADQPVDRPIRLPIAVNADSLETWVMPALRDAPPGVCFEIHREDEEHTTALLRDGTVMAAITATAKPVQGCKVDRLGAMRYRPMASPEFARTWFPDGPTAKAYAAAPVVLFDRKDDLQDRQLRRRTRQPIDPPRHYVPSSTAFGTAIRLGLGWGMLPDLQTADDPPTSLVPIDGDSFIDVPLYWQQWKLHSPALSAIAGAIARAAAAALR
- a CDS encoding LysE/ArgO family amino acid transporter: MDVTVSSAGFATISGLGFGLSLIVAIGAQNAFVLRQGVRGQHVAAVVAVCAASDIVLIAAGIAGFGALVESLPSVVTVVRYAGAAFLIGYGVLAARRAISGGALTADGTGSSVALGATVLTCLALTWLNPHVYLDTVLLLGSFANTYAPPDRWFLGAGAMLASILWFVALGFGARLLGPLFARPAAWRALDSVIALIMFTLAAVLVFSG